Part of the Citrobacter sp. Marseille-Q6884 genome, GATAACAGCGCCAACCTCCATGCCGTTGACCTTGATGGGGCGGCGCGTACCGTCGCGTGGGATCGGCGCGCGCGGGCCGACCAGCACACGGGCATTTTGATCAACGACCCAAAACTGCGTACGCCAGCCGTGCGGCGGCATGCCCGGACCGGGTTTGTCATCGTCATTGTCGTGTTCAAAAGAGCGTAGAATCTGAAAGACAAAACGATCGTTATTGCGCAAGAATCGCCAGTTGCCGTGCTGCTCATACTGATCGCCCAGCGCATCACTGAGCATCTGCAGCCGTTGCTCGTTGCCATGCTTAATGTAGTCAATAAAACCACGCTCGAAGCTAAAGCGTACGGCCCAGTGCATGCTGATCAGCAACACAATGCAGGTGGCGAAAATCGCCAGAAACAGTTTGCCGGTGATACCGGGCCGCCAGAACGTCATCAGGTGCTCCTTTTGCGCCGTGAGATCACTGCGTTGGTTTGCGTGTCATTGGGCACGCGGGCAAAAATAATGGCTGGTAGTGCAATAATGAGTGCGATACAAAGCCAGGTATACATAAAGACGGTATGGGTGGCGTCGCTGCCGACGGCGATATGTTGTTGACCAAACATCCCCAGGAGCAGCCCGGCGATGGTGACCCCGATACTCATCGATAACTGCATGATCATAGAGAGCAGGCTGTTACCGCTGCTGGCGAGGTCGTCAGGCAGATCTTTTAACGTCAACGTGTTCATGGACGAGAAACGGGTTGAATTGACCATCCCTTGTAAAAACAATACGAAGGGGAGAACGTAATACCAGCCGAGCAGGGCGGTCGTCATCAACAGCAGGCTGACCAGCGACAAGCCGAGCGTCGTGGCAACCAGAACGCGGCGATAGCCAAACCGATTAACGACCTGAACCACGATGCGTTTCATTCCCATACTGCCGAGCACCATTGGGATCATCATCAGCCCGGCATGAAACGGCGAAAAGCCCAGTCCAATCTGCAAAAATACCGGCGTCATAAACGGCAACATCCCGCTACCAATACGCCCGGCAAAGCTGCCAAACAGGCCTAACGAGAAGGTGGGGGTGCGAAACAGATTGAGACTAAACAGGGCGCGAGGGTTATGTCGGGCGTGTTTCAAATACAGCAGGATCGCCAGAACGCCGCAGATCACCAGCGCAGCCAGCGTTATGTCGGAGAGCCCGGTGCCTTTGCTGCCGTCCAGCGCCAGCGTCAGTACCGCCATGCCCACCGCCAGCATCATAAATCCTGAAAGATCGAACCGCCGGGTCTGCATGGTGTAGTTGGGCATAAGCAGGAGCGTTGCTATCGCTCCGACGATACCGACCGGAATGTTGATCAGGAAAATCCAGTGCCAGGAGACATATTCCACCAGAATCCCACCTAACGCAGGGCCGAGCAAAGGGCCAATTTGGCCCGGCAGGGTGACAAAAGTCATTGCCGCCATATATTGCTCGCGCGGGACGATCTTCATCACCGTTAACCTGCCGACCGGCACCATCATTGCGCCACCGATGCCCTGTAAGACGCGGGACATGACCAGCTCGTTGAGCGTACTGGACCCGGCGCAAAACAGCGATCCCAGCGTAAACAGGATAATGGCGGTGAAGAAAATATTCCGCACGCCGATTTTATCCGCCAGCCAGCCGCTGGCAGGCAGCATCACGGCGACGGTTAATACGTATGACACAATGACCATGTGCATATGCAGCGGGCTTTCCCCGAGGCTTTTGGCCATCGAGGGAAGCGCGGTGTTGACGATGGTGGTATCCAGCGATTGCATGAAAAAGCCAAATGCCACAATCCAAAGTTGCCAGCGGGTGCTGTCAGGAAGTTCTGTCATAAATCTGCTACCGGGTTGCTGTTTTTACGCGAAAAACGTAGACGCAGACGGTCGAAAAAGAGATACACCACCGGCGTGGTATAGAGCGTCAGAAGCTGGCTGACCACCAGTCCCCCGACAATGGTTATCCCTAGAGGCTGGCGCAGTTCAGAGCCATCGCCTGCAGATAATACCAACGGCAGCGCACCAAACAGTGCCGCCAGCGTAGTCATCATAATGGGACGAAAACGCAGCAGGCATGCCTGGAAAATGGCTTCTTCCGGCTTCAACTTGCCGTTTCGCTGCGCTTCCAGCGCAAAATCAACCATCATGATGGCGTTTTTCTTCACAATGCCAATTAATAGCATGATACCTATCAGCGCGATTAGGCTGAACGGGGCATTGAACAACTCCAGCGCCAGCAACGCGCCGACGCCCGCAGAGGGAAGCGTCGAGAGAATGGTCAGCGGGTGAACATAGCTCTCATACAGCATACCCAGTACGATATAGACCGTCGCGATGGCCGCGATAATCAGGATCACCTGCGAGTTCATCGTATCCTGAAAAACCTGCGCGGTACCGGCAAAACTGCCACGCACCGTTGAGGGGACGCCAAGCTGCGTCATGGTCCTGTTAATGGCCTCTGTTGCTTCGGAAAGCGAGGCGCCGGTTGGCAGGTTAAACGAAACGGTTGAGGCCGCTGACAGACCCTGATGATTCACCGACAGCGGGGCGTTAGCCGGTTGCCATTTGGCGAAATAGGATAACGGTATCGCCTTACCCTCATTATTGATGACGAACATTTTGTCCAGCGCGCTGATGTCCTGGGTGTAGCGTGGATCCACTTCCATCACCACTTTGTATTGGTTCATCGGCTGGTAAATGGTGGAGATTTGCCGTTGACCAAACGCGTTATTCAGCAGGCTGTTGGCGGCCTCAACGTCAATCCCGAGCCGTGACATGGTGTCACGATCGTAGGTCAGGGCCATCTCAGCGCCGTTATCCTGCTGATCAGAGTTGACGTCGGCCAGTTGGGGCAGGGTGGCTAACGCTTTGCGAATTTTCGGCTCCCATTCGCGCAGCGCCGCCAGGTCATCTGACAACAGCGTGTACTGGTAGCTGGCGTTGGCTTGCCGCCCACCGACGCGAATGTCCTGCACCGCCATCAGAAACAGATTTGCACCGGGCTCTTTCGCTAATTTTACCCGCAGGCGATCAATCACCTGCTGAGCCGTTTCATGACGCTCGCCACGCGGCTTCAACGTAATGAACATCATGCCGCTGTTGACGCGAGAACCGCCGGTAAAACCGGTGACGTTGTCCACCGCGGGATCGTCACGGATAATCTTCATAAAGTCCTGAAGTTTACCGCGCATGGCCTGAAACGAAATGCTCTGGTCCGCCTGGATCCCGCCCATCAATACCCCTGTATCCTGTTCCGGGAAAAAGGTTTTCGGGATGGAGATGTACAGCCAGATGTTCAGCGCAATGGTGCCGAGTAAAACAACACCGACCAGACGCGTGTGACGTAATACCCATTTCAGCGAAGTGCCGTAACTCTGTTGCAACGCAACCAGCACACGACCAAAACCCCGTTTGCGAGACTGTTCGCGCGGTGCGCTGGATTTGAGCATCCAGCCGCACATCATCGGCGTTAACGTCAGCGAGACAAGCAGAGAGATGCCAATTGCAACCGACAAGGTGACGGCAAACTCACGTAATAATCGTCCCGGCAGTCCCCCCATTAATAACAGGGGCAGGAATACCGCCACCAGTGACAGACTCATGGAAAGCACCGTAAAACCGACTTCACGTGTCCCCTGTAACGCTGCCTGTAGGGGCTTCATGCCCGCTTCCAGGTGACGGGCAATATTTTCCAGTACCACGATGGCATCATCGACCACAAAGCCCGTGGCAATGGTCAGCGCCATCAATGACAGGTTGT contains:
- the mdtC gene encoding multidrug efflux RND transporter permease subunit MdtC, which encodes MKFFALFIHRPVATILISVAITLCGILGFRLLPVAPLPQVDFPVIMVSASLPGASPETMASSVATPLERSLGRIAGVNEMTSSSSLGSTRIILEFAFDRDINGAARDVQAAINAAQSLLPSGMPSRPTYRKANPSDAPIMILTLTSETYSQGELYDFASTQLAQTIAQIDGVGDVDVGGSSLPAVRVGLNPQALFNQGVSLDDVRNAISNANVRKPQGAIESEIHRWQIQTNDELKTAAEYQPLIIHYNNGAAVRLGDVASVSDSVQDVRNAGMTNAKPAILLIIRKLPEANIIQTVDSIRAKLPELQTLIPAAIDLQIAQDRSPTIRASLEEVEQTLVISVALVILVVFVFLRSGRATLIPAVAVPVSLIGTFAAMYLCGFSLNNLSLMALTIATGFVVDDAIVVLENIARHLEAGMKPLQAALQGTREVGFTVLSMSLSLVAVFLPLLLMGGLPGRLLREFAVTLSVAIGISLLVSLTLTPMMCGWMLKSSAPREQSRKRGFGRVLVALQQSYGTSLKWVLRHTRLVGVVLLGTIALNIWLYISIPKTFFPEQDTGVLMGGIQADQSISFQAMRGKLQDFMKIIRDDPAVDNVTGFTGGSRVNSGMMFITLKPRGERHETAQQVIDRLRVKLAKEPGANLFLMAVQDIRVGGRQANASYQYTLLSDDLAALREWEPKIRKALATLPQLADVNSDQQDNGAEMALTYDRDTMSRLGIDVEAANSLLNNAFGQRQISTIYQPMNQYKVVMEVDPRYTQDISALDKMFVINNEGKAIPLSYFAKWQPANAPLSVNHQGLSAASTVSFNLPTGASLSEATEAINRTMTQLGVPSTVRGSFAGTAQVFQDTMNSQVILIIAAIATVYIVLGMLYESYVHPLTILSTLPSAGVGALLALELFNAPFSLIALIGIMLLIGIVKKNAIMMVDFALEAQRNGKLKPEEAIFQACLLRFRPIMMTTLAALFGALPLVLSAGDGSELRQPLGITIVGGLVVSQLLTLYTTPVVYLFFDRLRLRFSRKNSNPVADL
- a CDS encoding MFS transporter, with translation MTELPDSTRWQLWIVAFGFFMQSLDTTIVNTALPSMAKSLGESPLHMHMVIVSYVLTVAVMLPASGWLADKIGVRNIFFTAIILFTLGSLFCAGSSTLNELVMSRVLQGIGGAMMVPVGRLTVMKIVPREQYMAAMTFVTLPGQIGPLLGPALGGILVEYVSWHWIFLINIPVGIVGAIATLLLMPNYTMQTRRFDLSGFMMLAVGMAVLTLALDGSKGTGLSDITLAALVICGVLAILLYLKHARHNPRALFSLNLFRTPTFSLGLFGSFAGRIGSGMLPFMTPVFLQIGLGFSPFHAGLMMIPMVLGSMGMKRIVVQVVNRFGYRRVLVATTLGLSLVSLLLMTTALLGWYYVLPFVLFLQGMVNSTRFSSMNTLTLKDLPDDLASSGNSLLSMIMQLSMSIGVTIAGLLLGMFGQQHIAVGSDATHTVFMYTWLCIALIIALPAIIFARVPNDTQTNAVISRRKRST